Proteins from a genomic interval of Pseudoalteromonas aliena SW19:
- the rnhB gene encoding ribonuclease HII has protein sequence MQIDRPNVALIAGVDEVGRGPLVGDVVTAAVILDPTKPIAGLADSKKLTDKKRQALAIEIKEKALCYAYGRCNPTEIDELNILHATMLAMTRAVEALSTQPEFVFIDGNRLPKLTMPAQAVVKGDSLVAEISAASILAKVARDDEMIELDKRHPEYGFAGHKGYPTKAHFAALEQYGAIAEHRKSFKPVQRVLAQANGEG, from the coding sequence ATGCAAATTGATAGACCCAACGTAGCCTTAATTGCCGGTGTTGACGAAGTAGGGCGCGGCCCACTTGTTGGCGATGTGGTCACTGCCGCCGTTATTTTAGATCCCACTAAACCTATTGCTGGCTTAGCGGATTCTAAAAAATTAACAGATAAAAAACGCCAAGCACTTGCTATTGAAATTAAAGAAAAAGCATTGTGTTACGCCTATGGTCGCTGCAATCCGACAGAGATTGATGAATTAAATATTCTGCACGCAACGATGCTTGCCATGACCCGCGCAGTAGAGGCGTTAAGCACACAACCTGAATTTGTATTTATAGATGGAAACCGCTTACCAAAACTCACTATGCCAGCGCAAGCCGTTGTTAAAGGCGATAGCTTAGTAGCAGAAATTTCAGCCGCATCTATTTTAGCTAAAGTAGCGCGCGATGACGAAATGATTGAACTTGATAAACGCCACCCTGAATATGGCTTTGCAGGGCACAAAGGGTATCCAACTAAAGCGCATTTTGCGGCGCTTGAGCAGTATGGCGCCATTGCGGAGCATCGCAAAAGTTTTAAACCTGTGCAGCGCGTTTTGGCGCAAGCCAATGGTGAGGGCTAA
- the lpxB gene encoding lipid-A-disaccharide synthase: MNKDKKQLRIGIVAGELSGDILGEGLIKALKQHFPNAIFEGIAGPKMQAQGCKTLFDMEELSVMGLVEVLGRLPRLLKIRKQLVQHFVDNPPDVYIGIDAPDFNLRVEKPLKDAGIKTVQYVSPSVWAWREKRIHTISAATNLVLALLPFEKEFYDKHQVPCTFVGHTLADDIALEHDDSKAREELGLSLDDKVLALLPGSRGSEVGLLSETYIKTAAELQAQNPNLKIVVPLVNEKRKAQFIAILNATAPSLNVNLLDGQSKLAMQAADAILLASGTATLEGMLYKKPMVVGYKIKPLSYWIFKTLFTFNIKYFSLPNLLADEELVPEFLQSECNVTNLTNALTPMLNTNNRALKARFLAIHEKIRLNASEQAANAVAELINAN; encoded by the coding sequence ATGAATAAAGATAAAAAACAACTACGTATTGGTATTGTGGCAGGGGAACTGTCGGGCGATATTTTAGGCGAAGGCTTAATAAAAGCGCTTAAGCAACACTTCCCTAATGCTATTTTTGAAGGAATAGCGGGGCCTAAAATGCAAGCGCAGGGCTGTAAAACCTTGTTCGATATGGAAGAGCTTTCGGTAATGGGGCTTGTTGAAGTGTTAGGGCGTTTGCCGCGTTTACTTAAAATTCGTAAACAACTCGTGCAGCACTTTGTTGATAACCCACCTGATGTATATATTGGCATCGATGCTCCCGATTTTAATTTACGAGTAGAAAAGCCGCTTAAAGATGCGGGCATTAAAACGGTGCAATACGTCAGTCCATCGGTATGGGCATGGCGCGAAAAGCGTATTCATACCATAAGTGCAGCGACTAACTTAGTCCTTGCACTATTACCATTTGAAAAAGAATTTTACGATAAACATCAAGTACCGTGTACATTTGTGGGCCATACTTTGGCTGACGATATAGCACTTGAGCACGACGACAGCAAAGCTCGTGAAGAATTAGGTTTAAGCCTTGATGACAAAGTACTGGCATTGCTGCCTGGTAGTCGAGGCTCTGAAGTTGGTTTACTAAGTGAAACTTACATTAAAACGGCTGCAGAACTGCAAGCGCAAAACCCCAATCTTAAAATTGTGGTGCCACTAGTAAACGAAAAACGCAAAGCGCAATTTATCGCTATTTTAAATGCCACAGCACCAAGCCTAAATGTTAACCTGCTTGATGGGCAATCAAAGTTAGCGATGCAAGCTGCCGATGCTATTTTATTAGCGTCGGGTACTGCAACACTAGAAGGTATGCTATATAAAAAACCTATGGTAGTGGGCTATAAAATAAAGCCGTTGAGTTATTGGATTTTTAAAACCTTATTTACCTTTAATATTAAGTACTTTTCGCTGCCTAATTTATTAGCCGACGAAGAGCTAGTGCCTGAGTTTTTACAAAGTGAGTGTAACGTGACTAACTTAACAAACGCGCTTACTCCTATGCTTAACACTAATAACAGAGCGCTAAAAGCACGCTTTTTAGCTATTCACGAAAAAATTAGATTAAATGCCAGCGAACAAGCAGCCAACGCTGTGGCGGAGTTAATAAATGCAAATTGA
- a CDS encoding cytochrome ubiquinol oxidase subunit I: protein MIDETFVDLSRLQFAVTALFHFLFVPLTIGMTWILVIMESVYVMTGREIYRDMTKFWGKLFGINFAIGVATGLTMEFEFGTNWSYYSHYVGDVFGAPLAIEGLMAFFLESTFVGMFFLGWDRLSKRQHLGATFLMALGTNMSALWILIANGWMQNPVGAEFNYQTMRMEMTSFAELVFNPVAQVKFIHTVSAGYVAASMFVLGISSWYILKGRDLAFAKRSFSVASGFGLASILCVILLGDESGYEVGEVQKVKLATIEAEWHTEEAPAAFTAFGFPDSEEQVTHAAVKIPYALGLIATRSLDEQVTGINDLEKQHEVRIRNGMIAYEYLTKLRNGEDTPENIAKFDTLKDDLGYGLLLKRYTPDVVDATEKHIQKAVKDSFPKVGPMFWSFRIMVACGVAMLAVFILAFYYNAHRVIEQKRWLLWAAVLSIPLPWIAIEFGWIVAEYGRQPWAISEILPTFLATSSLTVNDILISLTGFIVFYTGLAIVEGWLMIRFVKQGPSSLHTGKYHFELPNKAEKTEGEQS, encoded by the coding sequence ATGATAGATGAAACCTTTGTGGATCTATCGCGATTACAGTTTGCTGTTACCGCTCTCTTTCATTTTTTATTTGTACCTCTCACTATAGGTATGACCTGGATTTTAGTTATCATGGAATCGGTTTATGTTATGACCGGTCGCGAGATTTACCGTGATATGACTAAGTTTTGGGGAAAATTGTTTGGTATTAACTTTGCAATAGGTGTGGCCACAGGCCTTACCATGGAATTTGAGTTTGGTACTAACTGGTCTTATTACTCCCATTACGTAGGTGATGTTTTTGGTGCCCCGCTGGCTATTGAAGGCTTAATGGCATTCTTTTTAGAATCAACCTTTGTGGGGATGTTCTTTTTAGGCTGGGACAGGCTTTCTAAGCGCCAACATTTAGGGGCAACCTTTTTAATGGCGTTGGGAACAAATATGTCGGCACTATGGATTTTAATCGCTAACGGTTGGATGCAAAATCCTGTGGGCGCTGAGTTTAACTATCAAACTATGCGTATGGAAATGACCAGTTTTGCAGAGCTTGTGTTTAATCCTGTAGCGCAAGTTAAGTTTATTCATACCGTATCGGCAGGTTACGTAGCTGCCTCGATGTTTGTACTGGGCATAAGTAGTTGGTACATATTAAAAGGTCGTGATTTAGCGTTTGCTAAACGTTCTTTCTCGGTTGCATCTGGCTTTGGTTTAGCGTCTATTTTATGTGTAATTTTACTCGGTGATGAATCAGGCTACGAAGTCGGCGAAGTTCAAAAAGTTAAACTTGCCACAATTGAAGCAGAATGGCACACAGAAGAAGCCCCCGCTGCATTTACTGCGTTTGGTTTTCCTGACTCAGAAGAGCAAGTTACCCATGCCGCAGTTAAAATACCTTATGCGCTTGGTTTAATTGCTACGCGCTCACTCGATGAGCAAGTAACGGGAATTAACGACTTAGAAAAACAACACGAAGTGCGTATTCGCAACGGCATGATTGCTTATGAATACCTTACAAAACTCAGAAACGGCGAAGATACACCAGAAAACATAGCCAAATTTGATACCCTAAAAGACGACTTGGGCTATGGTTTGTTGCTTAAGCGCTACACACCTGATGTTGTAGACGCCACAGAAAAGCACATTCAAAAAGCCGTTAAAGACTCATTCCCTAAAGTAGGCCCTATGTTCTGGTCATTTAGGATTATGGTTGCCTGTGGCGTAGCCATGCTCGCGGTATTTATTTTAGCATTTTACTACAACGCACATCGCGTTATTGAGCAAAAGCGCTGGTTGTTATGGGCTGCAGTATTGAGTATTCCACTACCTTGGATAGCGATTGAATTTGGCTGGATAGTTGCTGAGTATGGCCGTCAACCTTGGGCTATATCTGAAATACTGCCGACCTTTTTAGCGACATCGTCACTGACAGTAAACGATATTTTAATTAGCTTAACTGGGTTTATTGTTTTCTACACTGGTTTAGCCATTGTGGAAGGCTGGCTGATGATCCGGTTTGTTAAGCAAGGACCAAGCTCGCTACATACTGGTAAGTATCATTTTGAATTACCAAACAAAGCTGAGAAAACTGAAGGAGAGCAATCATGA
- the cydB gene encoding cytochrome d ubiquinol oxidase subunit II → MIFDYETLKMLWWLIIGVLLIGFAITDGMDMGVAMLLRLVGKTDSERRTVINTIGPHWDGNQVWFITAGGALFAAWPMVYAAAFSGFYFAMMLVLFALFFRPLGFDYRSKVDSKRWRNNWDWGLLAGSAIPALVFGIAFGNLFLGVPFNIDNLMRVSYQGSFFGLLNPFGLLAGLVSITMLVAHAGMWLQLRTASAVAERSGQYGRYSLIVFIVLFAAAGFWVANLTGYQIVSMADTQSHADPLAKVVTTAQGAWLSNYSIRPWTMTFPILAFAMALSALVFSKLNKPALGLISTSLMLIGVIMTAGVSLFPFIMPSSNNPNISLTIWDAVSSHKTLNVMFVAVCIFVPLILTYTTWCYVKMWRRVTVEEIENNTHGSY, encoded by the coding sequence ATGATTTTTGATTATGAAACGTTAAAAATGCTTTGGTGGTTGATCATTGGTGTGCTGCTTATTGGTTTTGCTATTACCGATGGTATGGATATGGGCGTTGCTATGTTGCTTCGCCTCGTTGGTAAAACAGATTCAGAGCGCCGCACAGTAATAAACACTATTGGCCCGCATTGGGATGGTAATCAAGTATGGTTTATAACTGCAGGCGGCGCGTTATTTGCAGCGTGGCCTATGGTTTATGCTGCCGCATTTTCGGGCTTTTACTTTGCCATGATGCTGGTACTTTTTGCCTTATTTTTTAGACCACTTGGATTTGATTACCGCAGTAAAGTAGACTCAAAACGCTGGCGCAACAACTGGGATTGGGGCTTGCTTGCAGGCAGCGCGATTCCAGCTTTAGTATTTGGTATTGCGTTTGGTAATTTATTTTTAGGCGTACCATTTAATATTGATAACCTAATGCGTGTTAGCTACCAAGGCTCATTTTTTGGCTTACTTAACCCATTTGGATTACTGGCAGGTTTAGTAAGTATTACCATGTTAGTTGCGCATGCGGGAATGTGGTTACAACTTCGTACAGCAAGTGCAGTCGCAGAGCGTTCGGGTCAGTATGGTCGTTATTCGCTGATTGTATTTATTGTATTATTTGCTGCAGCTGGTTTTTGGGTTGCTAATTTAACCGGTTACCAAATTGTATCTATGGCTGATACACAGAGTCATGCAGATCCTTTAGCTAAAGTAGTCACAACAGCGCAAGGTGCTTGGTTAAGTAATTATAGCATTCGTCCGTGGACAATGACCTTCCCTATTTTAGCGTTTGCAATGGCATTAAGTGCACTTGTGTTTTCTAAATTGAACAAACCTGCACTTGGGCTTATTTCAACAAGCTTAATGTTAATTGGCGTAATTATGACGGCGGGTGTATCACTGTTCCCCTTTATTATGCCATCAAGCAATAATCCAAATATTAGCTTAACAATTTGGGATGCGGTATCGAGTCATAAAACGCTCAATGTAATGTTTGTTGCGGTGTGTATTTTTGTGCCACTTATTTTAACCTATACCACTTGGTGTTACGTAAAAATGTGGCGCAGAGTAACGGTTGAAGAAATTGAAAACAACACTCACGGTAGCTATTAA
- the cydX gene encoding cytochrome bd-I oxidase subunit CydX codes for MWYFAWILGVLLACTLGVINVMWYEFQQNKNSIADDEQDMHDLLNDVNNTKDDD; via the coding sequence ATGTGGTATTTCGCTTGGATTTTAGGTGTACTTTTGGCCTGTACCTTAGGTGTTATAAATGTAATGTGGTACGAGTTTCAGCAAAACAAAAACAGCATTGCTGATGATGAACAAGACATGCATGATTTATTAAATGATGTTAACAACACAAAAGATGACGACTAA
- the cydD gene encoding thiol reductant ABC exporter subunit CydD, translated as MTTNPQPDRAQQQSLRAFLKRRSKPAAVWLKLSIALGTFNALLMIAGAYLLAQTIHNVMFEGNSLAQVTHLLWPLAGIILLRAVFLALSERLSAFAALKIKSAMRQTLLNKLSLLGPSYIEQHGQGATLNTLHNGVEALHDYYAKYLPGVAYSALIPLAILVVIFPTDYKAGLIFLLTAPLIPFFMILVGSKAEALNQKRWKQLAVLGNYFFDRVQGLTQLKLFNATRIELKQIAKISDDFRHATLDVLKIAFLSSFALEFLASISVALVAVIIGFRLFFGTLDFATGFVVLLLAPEFYLPLRQLGSHYHARLQGISAAADMVAILNAPLPSDENTSVTITKPENNLTLDTINSINITNLNFIYPDSNEGIKNINLTLPNKGLIAVVGSSGSGKSTLFDCLLGFHPEVINHLSINEQSLSTTDITYLQNNIAWIPQKATLFYDTIAANIKLAKPNATQQELEHATKQAGALEFINTLPDGFNTLIGEQGEGLSGGQKQRIALARAFIKQAPVLVLDEPTAHLDSQTEQLIQNAISEYAKNNLVLVIAHRLNTVKHASNIIVMHDGKIAEQDHFETLAAQNGAFADLLKIAKQGVAHD; from the coding sequence ATGACGACTAATCCCCAACCAGATCGCGCGCAGCAGCAATCACTGCGCGCTTTTTTAAAGCGTCGAAGTAAACCCGCTGCAGTGTGGTTAAAGTTAAGCATTGCATTGGGTACTTTTAACGCATTACTAATGATTGCAGGTGCTTATTTACTTGCGCAAACTATTCACAACGTTATGTTTGAAGGTAATAGCTTAGCCCAAGTTACTCATTTATTATGGCCCTTAGCAGGTATTATTTTACTACGCGCAGTGTTTTTGGCGCTAAGTGAACGTTTGAGTGCATTTGCTGCACTTAAAATAAAGTCGGCTATGCGCCAAACACTTCTAAATAAGCTCAGTTTACTTGGGCCAAGCTATATAGAACAACACGGCCAAGGTGCTACATTAAATACCCTACATAATGGCGTAGAAGCACTCCACGACTATTATGCTAAATACTTACCCGGTGTTGCTTACAGCGCACTTATTCCGCTGGCAATATTGGTTGTTATTTTTCCGACAGATTATAAAGCTGGGCTGATCTTTTTATTAACCGCCCCGCTCATTCCTTTTTTCATGATTTTGGTAGGCTCTAAAGCCGAAGCTTTAAACCAAAAACGCTGGAAGCAACTTGCTGTGCTGGGCAATTACTTTTTTGACCGCGTTCAAGGTTTAACACAACTAAAACTATTTAATGCAACACGTATCGAACTTAAACAAATCGCTAAAATTTCAGATGATTTTAGACACGCGACACTCGATGTTTTAAAAATCGCGTTTTTATCATCGTTTGCACTTGAGTTTTTAGCCTCCATTAGCGTGGCACTGGTTGCTGTAATTATTGGTTTTAGATTGTTTTTTGGCACTCTTGATTTTGCTACTGGCTTTGTGGTGCTACTTTTAGCGCCTGAATTTTATTTGCCATTGCGCCAACTGGGGAGTCATTATCATGCACGCTTACAAGGTATTAGTGCGGCGGCCGACATGGTTGCGATTTTAAATGCCCCACTACCAAGTGACGAAAATACATCAGTAACTATAACCAAGCCTGAAAACAACTTAACTTTAGATACAATTAACTCAATAAATATTACCAACCTTAATTTTATATACCCCGACAGTAACGAAGGGATTAAAAATATAAATTTAACACTGCCAAATAAAGGCTTAATTGCAGTTGTGGGCAGTAGTGGCTCAGGTAAAAGTACGTTGTTTGATTGTTTGTTAGGGTTTCACCCTGAGGTGATTAACCACCTATCTATTAATGAGCAGAGTTTAAGTACAACCGATATTACTTACCTACAAAATAATATTGCATGGATACCACAAAAAGCGACGCTATTTTACGACACCATTGCTGCCAATATTAAATTGGCAAAACCAAATGCCACACAACAAGAGCTTGAGCATGCAACAAAGCAAGCGGGTGCGCTTGAATTTATAAATACCCTACCCGATGGTTTTAACACACTGATAGGTGAGCAAGGCGAAGGGCTTTCTGGCGGTCAAAAACAACGTATCGCACTGGCTCGCGCATTTATAAAACAAGCACCAGTCTTAGTGCTTGATGAGCCTACAGCGCACCTTGATAGCCAAACAGAGCAACTTATTCAAAATGCTATTAGTGAATACGCTAAAAATAATTTAGTGTTAGTTATTGCTCATCGGTTAAATACCGTAAAACATGCCAGTAATATCATTGTTATGCACGATGGAAAGATAGCTGAGCAAGATCACTTTGAAACACTTGCAGCGCAAAATGGAGCATTTGCTGATTTATTAAAAATCGCTAAACAAGGGGTGGCACATGACTAA